The DNA region AAACTTTCACCACTATTAGGAAGCTCTGCTAAATTTTCATACAGCTGAGCTGGGACATATTGCGTTATCCAATTTAAAGCATTGTCTTTAACATCACCTTTGCCCAAACAACCACTTAAAATAATTTGTTCCTTAGCCCTAGTTATCCCCACGTAAAGCAGACGTTTAATTTCTTGCTTTTGCAAATAATTGCTAATTTCTTTATTCTTAAGATACTTTAGCGGTTCAAGTAACTCTCCCTCTGGCGAAGTAACTTTAAAAGCAAAGCCTAACTCTGTAGAAAAATTCAGCAATTCACCTTTCTTACTCCGACTGTTTAAGGCCTGCAAATGTGGGATAAATACATAATCGAATTCTAAGCCCTTAGATTTGTGTATCGTCATAATATTAATGCTATCTAGATTATTGCTTAGAATGTTCGGAATACACTCCTCGCTCAAATCAATATTTTGCAAATAATCAACAAAATCACTAAGATAGCCAGAATTGTTGTTAGCAAACTCTGTAACTAAATCCTGTAAATATTCCAAGTTGCTAATGTTCTGCACAGGATTAGGCTGACTTAACAAAAACTCCCGCCAATTATACAACTTTAAAAATTCCCTAAACAGCTGCGGCAAATTTAAAAATCTGGCTCGTTCAGCTAAAGTTTCTAATAACAGTTGAGCTCTTTGTAAGAATTTTTGTTGTTGGCAATCTGCAACTAATTGCTGATATTTGCCATTAGCTAAAGTTTCCCATATCGATTGCGTAGACTCATGCAACTCACTAATTGTTTGATCGGTAATTGCAAAAAAAGGCGAACGGAGCGCGCCTATTAATTGCAAACGCGCATAGCGATTATTAATACACTGAAAAATATTTAAAATATCACGAATATAAGGATCTTCGAAAAATCCTTTTTGATCTAATACACTGTATTTGATGTTTTTATTATTCAATATCGCTGTCAAAGCGGTAATTTGCGATTTTTTGCTAACTAATACGGCTATTTCATGGGCGGGAACCTGATTTTCAAGTAAGAATTGTATATAGCTTACCAGCTGCTCTAATTCCCTTAATTTAGCCTGCTCATTAGTTAAATTCTCTTGTTCCGTCTTAACACAATTTACTTTTACAGCTATCTGACTGCTAATTTTATTAGCTAAAGATTTATGGAAATTTATATTACTTGGATTTTCAGCAGTTAAGTTATCAAACAGTGTATTTACAAACTCAATAATCCCAGCATTGCTGCGAAAATTTGTATCTAAATTTATCACAACATCACCCTTAGACAAAAACTCCTGTTGTGCCTCTTGAAATAGATTTACATTGGCCCCTCGAAAGCCATAAATAGATTGTTTTTCATCCCCAACTAAAAATAAATTATTAGCCGCACCAGTAGTTAATAATTTAACAAACTCGCGTTGCTGTTCATTTACATCTTGGAATTCGTCTACCATGATATATTTATATTTTTGTTGATAGTTTTGGACAATGTGCTTATTCTCGCGCAATAATTTCAAAGTAGCTATTTCTAAATCATCAAAAGACAAATAGCCATTCTCTTTTTTATATTTCTGCCAACTCTGCCAGTAATTAAATACAAAACTAGTTAAAGCGGGGTGTAATTCACGCATCCTTTGCGCACAAACTAGATAATTTATTTGGCTTACCACTGCCTCATAAGCGTTTTTTATCAACTTGGCAATATTATTGCGTTTTTCCATTTTCTGGATTAGGGCACCACTTTCTGAACTTGCAAAAGCTTCAAAAGAACTTCGCTCAGCTAGTAACCACTTACAACCGCCCCCATCTACTAATGCTAATAACATTTGTTCGGCAGCCGTAAGTTTTTTCTTAGCTCGAAGCTTATATTCTTCTTGCGCAAGCGTTTCTAAGGCCTCTTGCAATTCTTGCAAACTATTTAATAAGTCCTGCTCGTTAATCGTAAAATCCTGGAACATTGCGCCAAAATCTTCTATAGCATCTGGAACATAAGCCGCTTTATTTAAAACATACTGCATCAATTCTTCTATTTTGCCGCCATATTCGCGATATAAAACCGCTAAATCTGCATTGCGCTGGTTAAATAAAGTTTTAAGATATTGCCTTTTAAAACTCTCTAGAACATGTTTTTCTGTAAGTGCTGTCAACAACTGAAAATTAGCATCTAAGTCTGCTTCAATCGGATTTTCGCTAATTATTTTATTATATAAACTATGAATAGTGCCAATATGAGCCCCTGATAACTCTTGTAGTTTTTTCTGCCAAAATAATTTATCCCCATTAGGCGCCATCAAACGGTTGGTTAATTCTTGGTAAACTCTTTCAGTCATTTCTTTACCAGCTTTTTCGGTAAAAGTAATTGCTAAAATTTCATTTGCTTTAATTTGCTTACTTTGCAAAATGTTTAAATAACGTTCGACTAATACGCGGGTTTTGCCAGCACCCGCTCCAGCTGTGATTAAAAGATTTTGATCTATGCATTCAATTGCTTGTAATTGTTCCGCGGTAAAACTTTTAGTTTGCATTATTCTACTCCTCTTCTTCAATTATTGTGCTATAACGGCAAATATGTACGTAATCACAATAACTACAGTTGCGGATTTTCAGGGGTTGCGCTAAAAAACTGCCTTGATGAATTTGACTAACAATAGCTTCGACATTATAGCTAGTTTTAGCAAGCAATTCCTCACTATAGACAATATTATATTTATACTTATCACTTTTGAAAGAATAATAACTGGCCGTAAATTGCCTGCTTGCTATTTCTTGCGGTAGTAATGTTTTCAAGGCACACAAATAGATCGGTAATTGCAAGGAATTGCCTAGCTCAATATCCTTTTCTTCGGGAGCTTCCCCTAGTTTATAATCAACAATGCGTACTTGCTCACTTTGTAAATCCAAGCGGTCAATTACGCCATTTAAACAAATTTTCCCTACACTAGTTTCCAATTCAAATGCACTTAAAAATCCCTTAGGCGCAAAACGCAACTCAGTATATGCTGGCAAAAGCGGATTTGTAGCTTCTTGCAAACGATAATCTTCCTCAAACCACAACTTCAGTTTACGCCAAAGCAATTGGGCTTTTAGCTCCCAGGCAAAATTATTACCCACGCGTTGCTCAGTTTGATAGCGCTTTTGGATTTGCCAAAAAAGCCCTTGCAACTCTTGTAAACATTGAGCTTTATCAGGATATTTTTGCCCTAAATAGCGGTGCACAAAAGTCTCTAATACTTCATGCACAAAAATCCCTTCTAAAATTCTTGAGCTTTCTAGCTTAGCCTGTTCCCAAGCTTGTTCCTGCCAAACATACCTTGCAAGATATTTAAACGGACAACTACGATAAGTTTCTAATTGCGCTACGCTAAAATTTAACTTCGTAATTTTTGCCGT from Succinispira mobilis DSM 6222 includes:
- a CDS encoding UvrD-helicase domain-containing protein yields the protein MQTKSFTAEQLQAIECIDQNLLITAGAGAGKTRVLVERYLNILQSKQIKANEILAITFTEKAGKEMTERVYQELTNRLMAPNGDKLFWQKKLQELSGAHIGTIHSLYNKIISENPIEADLDANFQLLTALTEKHVLESFKRQYLKTLFNQRNADLAVLYREYGGKIEELMQYVLNKAAYVPDAIEDFGAMFQDFTINEQDLLNSLQELQEALETLAQEEYKLRAKKKLTAAEQMLLALVDGGGCKWLLAERSSFEAFASSESGALIQKMEKRNNIAKLIKNAYEAVVSQINYLVCAQRMRELHPALTSFVFNYWQSWQKYKKENGYLSFDDLEIATLKLLRENKHIVQNYQQKYKYIMVDEFQDVNEQQREFVKLLTTGAANNLFLVGDEKQSIYGFRGANVNLFQEAQQEFLSKGDVVINLDTNFRSNAGIIEFVNTLFDNLTAENPSNINFHKSLANKISSQIAVKVNCVKTEQENLTNEQAKLRELEQLVSYIQFLLENQVPAHEIAVLVSKKSQITALTAILNNKNIKYSVLDQKGFFEDPYIRDILNIFQCINNRYARLQLIGALRSPFFAITDQTISELHESTQSIWETLANGKYQQLVADCQQQKFLQRAQLLLETLAERARFLNLPQLFREFLKLYNWREFLLSQPNPVQNISNLEYLQDLVTEFANNNSGYLSDFVDYLQNIDLSEECIPNILSNNLDSINIMTIHKSKGLEFDYVFIPHLQALNSRSKKGELLNFSTELGFAFKVTSPEGELLEPLKYLKNKEISNYLQKQEIKRLLYVGITRAKEQIILSGCLGKGDVKDNALNWITQYVPAQLYENLAELPNSGESLYKPVENIFDTKQFEQACWQVQDLSLPRNSKLEYLTATALLDYQNCPLSFSYKHLLKIPEIDKAFIYQEFSVGKDTFEGAELGRAVHKFLETKAVVDNNDQLWQNEFSPELLVKAEELAREYLASPVYLADAKYIKQREYSFNYYDSKLAIALIGVIDCLLVYPDNTLGIIDYKTGKLGETELEKYSLQVALYAGVIEKILKKTVKKVAIHHINDQAEYLINWRNYTAQLEALIDEVILATKNNEFIEQTGNCHRCTCNYYCPKATRADS